One part of the Macaca mulatta isolate MMU2019108-1 chromosome 6, T2T-MMU8v2.0, whole genome shotgun sequence genome encodes these proteins:
- the DHFR gene encoding dihydrofolate reductase isoform X2 — translation MAAREQGPAGSASPRPQFPGVCGREPAVTLPCAGAGGGASPAQIGTRGRGGHNFAPILTARSVLTSGLGGAPAAVMVSSLNCIVAVSQNMGIGKNGDLPWPPLRNEFRYFQRMTTTSSVEGKQNLVIMGKKTWFSIPEKNRPLKGRINLVLSRELKEPPQGAHFLARSLDDALKLTEQPELANKVDMIWIVGGSSVYKEAMNHPGHLKLFVTRIMQDFESDTFLPEIDLEKYKLLPEYPGVLSDVQEEKGIKYKFEVYEKND, via the exons ATGGCAGCCCGGGAACAGGGCCCTGCCGGGAGCGCGAGCCCGCGGCCGCAGTTCCCAGGCGTCTGCGGGCGCGAGCCCGCCGTGACCCTGCCGTGCgccggggcggggggcggggcctCGCCTGCACAAATAGGAACGAGAGGGCGGGGCGGCCACAATTTCGCGCCAATCTTGACCGCGCGTTCTGTTTTAACTAGCGGGCTCGGAGGTGCTCCAGCTGCTGTCATGGTTAGTTCGCTAAACTGCATCGTCGCTGTGTCCCAGAACATGGGCATCGGCAAGAACGGGGACCTGCCCTGGCCGCCGCTCAG GAATGAATTCAGATATTTCCAGAGAATGACCACAACCTCTTCAGTAGAAG GTAAACAGAATCTGGTGATTATGGGTAAGAAGACTTGGTTCTCCATTCCTGAGAAGAATCGACCTTTAAAGGGTAGAATTAATTTAGTTCTCAGCAGAGAACTCAA GGAACCTCCACAAGGAGCTCATTTTCTTGCCAGAAGTCTGGATGATGCCTTAAAACTTACTGAACAACCAGAATTAGCAAATAAAGTAGACATGATTTGGATAGTTGGTGGCAGTTCTGTTTATAAG GAAGCCATGAATCACCCAGGCCATCTTAAACTATTTGTGACAAGGATCATGCAAGACTTTGAAAGTGACACCTTTCTTCCAGAAATTGATTTGGAGAAATATAAACTTCTACCAGA
- the DHFR gene encoding dihydrofolate reductase isoform X1, with protein sequence MAAREQGPAGSASPRPQFPGVCGREPAVTLPCAGAGGGASPAQIGTRGRGGHNFAPILTARSVLTSGLGGAPAAVMVSSLNCIVAVSQNMGIGKNGDLPWPPLRKGGPDWIRIPLFCCAGGKVADFCPDPAARNEFRYFQRMTTTSSVEGKQNLVIMGKKTWFSIPEKNRPLKGRINLVLSRELKEPPQGAHFLARSLDDALKLTEQPELANKVDMIWIVGGSSVYKEAMNHPGHLKLFVTRIMQDFESDTFLPEIDLEKYKLLPEYPGVLSDVQEEKGIKYKFEVYEKND encoded by the exons ATGGCAGCCCGGGAACAGGGCCCTGCCGGGAGCGCGAGCCCGCGGCCGCAGTTCCCAGGCGTCTGCGGGCGCGAGCCCGCCGTGACCCTGCCGTGCgccggggcggggggcggggcctCGCCTGCACAAATAGGAACGAGAGGGCGGGGCGGCCACAATTTCGCGCCAATCTTGACCGCGCGTTCTGTTTTAACTAGCGGGCTCGGAGGTGCTCCAGCTGCTGTCATGGTTAGTTCGCTAAACTGCATCGTCGCTGTGTCCCAGAACATGGGCATCGGCAAGAACGGGGACCTGCCCTGGCCGCCGCTCAG GAAGGGTGGGCCCGACTGGATTCGGATTCCCCTTTTCTGCTGCGCAGGAGGCAAAGTTGCTGATTTCTGCCCGGATCCTGCTGCCAG GAATGAATTCAGATATTTCCAGAGAATGACCACAACCTCTTCAGTAGAAG GTAAACAGAATCTGGTGATTATGGGTAAGAAGACTTGGTTCTCCATTCCTGAGAAGAATCGACCTTTAAAGGGTAGAATTAATTTAGTTCTCAGCAGAGAACTCAA GGAACCTCCACAAGGAGCTCATTTTCTTGCCAGAAGTCTGGATGATGCCTTAAAACTTACTGAACAACCAGAATTAGCAAATAAAGTAGACATGATTTGGATAGTTGGTGGCAGTTCTGTTTATAAG GAAGCCATGAATCACCCAGGCCATCTTAAACTATTTGTGACAAGGATCATGCAAGACTTTGAAAGTGACACCTTTCTTCCAGAAATTGATTTGGAGAAATATAAACTTCTACCAGA